The following proteins are encoded in a genomic region of Gopherus flavomarginatus isolate rGopFla2 chromosome 14, rGopFla2.mat.asm, whole genome shotgun sequence:
- the LOC127034264 gene encoding carbohydrate sulfotransferase 5-like isoform X1 has protein sequence MQRKEPLCISCFPSASMVRLRISSTIVVVFLMIQTGFLLFMYARHSSFIPQSEEKPSRVHILILSSWRSGSSFVGQLFSQHPDVFYLMEPAWHVWVTMYQNSAKVLHMAVRDLVRSVFKCDMSVFDAYMPWKRNLSDLFQWAVSRALCSAPACDSFQRTDITNEMACKTLCGKYPFSKVEEACKTYSHIVLKEVRFFDLTVLYPLLTDLSLNLKIIHLVRDPRAVAKSREQSVKALARDNGIVLSTNGSKVEDSKYKVMQEICRSHVQIYETATQKPPRFLKDRYLMIRFEDLVQDPLSEIRDMYKFTDLRLTPKLESWIYNITHGQGPGKKREAFKITSRDAVNVSQAWRNILSFHKIKKVQEVCKGAINMLGYKLLDSEKEQKDLSLDLVVPRRRNQFSWSSFNPKN, from the exons ATGCAGAGGAAGGAACCTCTA TGTATTAGTTGCTTTCCTTCAGCCAGTATGGTGAGACTTCGGATTTCTAGCACCATTGTTGTAGTTTTCCTTATGATTCAGACTGGATTCTTACTATTTATGTATGCTCGACATAGCAGCTTCATCCCTCAGTCTGAAGAGAAGCCATCTCGGGTGCACATCCTTATTCTCTCTTCCTGGAGGTCAGGATCTTCCTTCGTTGGCCAGCTGTTTAGCCAACACCCTGATGTCTTCTACCTGATGGAACCTGCCTGGCATGTGTGGGTAACAATGTATCAGAACAGTGCCAAAGTCTTACATATGGCTGTTAGAGACCTAGTCAGGTCTGTCTTCAAGTGTGACATGTCTGTGTTTGATGCCTACATGCCTTGGAAGAGAAATTTGTCCGATCTGTTCCAGTGGGCAGTGAGTCGGGCACTCTGTTCAGCTCCTGCCTGTGATTCCTTTCAACGCACCGACATTACCAATGAAATGGCCTGCAAGACCCTTTGTGGCAAGTACCCATTCAGCAAGGTGGAGGAAGCTTGCAAGACCTATAGCCACATTGTCCTCAAGGAGGTCCGGTTCTTTGATCTGACAGTTCTCTATCCCCTTCTCACTGACCTCTCCCTGAATCTCAAAATCATTCACTTGGTGCGTGATCCCAGAGCTGTTGCCAAGTCACGAGAACAATCAGTAAAAGCCTTAGCTCGTGACAATGGGATTGTTCTGAGCACCAATGGCTCTAAAGTGGAGGACAgcaaatataaagtaatgcaggAAATTTGTAGAAGTCATGTCCAGATTTATGAAACAGCTACTCAAAAACCTCCAAGATTTCTAAAAGATCGCTATTTAATGATCCGTTTTGAAGATCTGGTACAAGATCCCTTATCAGAAATCAGAGACATGTATAAATTTACAGATCTTAGACTGACTCCCAAACTTGAAAGCTGGATCTATAATATCACACATGGCCAGGGAccaggaaagaaaagggaagcctTCAAAATCACCTCCCGAGATGCAGTTAATGTTTCCCAGGCCTGGAGGAATATTCTTTCTTTCCATAAAATTAAGAAAGTACAAGAAGTCTGCAAAGGTGCTATAAATATGCTTGGCTATAAACTTCTGGATTCTGAGAAAGAGCAAAAAGATTTGTCATTGGATTTAGTGGTGCCAAGACGAAGAAACCAGTTCAGTTGGTCATCATTCAATCCGAAAAACTAA
- the LOC127034264 gene encoding carbohydrate sulfotransferase 5-like isoform X2, translating into MVRLRISSTIVVVFLMIQTGFLLFMYARHSSFIPQSEEKPSRVHILILSSWRSGSSFVGQLFSQHPDVFYLMEPAWHVWVTMYQNSAKVLHMAVRDLVRSVFKCDMSVFDAYMPWKRNLSDLFQWAVSRALCSAPACDSFQRTDITNEMACKTLCGKYPFSKVEEACKTYSHIVLKEVRFFDLTVLYPLLTDLSLNLKIIHLVRDPRAVAKSREQSVKALARDNGIVLSTNGSKVEDSKYKVMQEICRSHVQIYETATQKPPRFLKDRYLMIRFEDLVQDPLSEIRDMYKFTDLRLTPKLESWIYNITHGQGPGKKREAFKITSRDAVNVSQAWRNILSFHKIKKVQEVCKGAINMLGYKLLDSEKEQKDLSLDLVVPRRRNQFSWSSFNPKN; encoded by the coding sequence ATGGTGAGACTTCGGATTTCTAGCACCATTGTTGTAGTTTTCCTTATGATTCAGACTGGATTCTTACTATTTATGTATGCTCGACATAGCAGCTTCATCCCTCAGTCTGAAGAGAAGCCATCTCGGGTGCACATCCTTATTCTCTCTTCCTGGAGGTCAGGATCTTCCTTCGTTGGCCAGCTGTTTAGCCAACACCCTGATGTCTTCTACCTGATGGAACCTGCCTGGCATGTGTGGGTAACAATGTATCAGAACAGTGCCAAAGTCTTACATATGGCTGTTAGAGACCTAGTCAGGTCTGTCTTCAAGTGTGACATGTCTGTGTTTGATGCCTACATGCCTTGGAAGAGAAATTTGTCCGATCTGTTCCAGTGGGCAGTGAGTCGGGCACTCTGTTCAGCTCCTGCCTGTGATTCCTTTCAACGCACCGACATTACCAATGAAATGGCCTGCAAGACCCTTTGTGGCAAGTACCCATTCAGCAAGGTGGAGGAAGCTTGCAAGACCTATAGCCACATTGTCCTCAAGGAGGTCCGGTTCTTTGATCTGACAGTTCTCTATCCCCTTCTCACTGACCTCTCCCTGAATCTCAAAATCATTCACTTGGTGCGTGATCCCAGAGCTGTTGCCAAGTCACGAGAACAATCAGTAAAAGCCTTAGCTCGTGACAATGGGATTGTTCTGAGCACCAATGGCTCTAAAGTGGAGGACAgcaaatataaagtaatgcaggAAATTTGTAGAAGTCATGTCCAGATTTATGAAACAGCTACTCAAAAACCTCCAAGATTTCTAAAAGATCGCTATTTAATGATCCGTTTTGAAGATCTGGTACAAGATCCCTTATCAGAAATCAGAGACATGTATAAATTTACAGATCTTAGACTGACTCCCAAACTTGAAAGCTGGATCTATAATATCACACATGGCCAGGGAccaggaaagaaaagggaagcctTCAAAATCACCTCCCGAGATGCAGTTAATGTTTCCCAGGCCTGGAGGAATATTCTTTCTTTCCATAAAATTAAGAAAGTACAAGAAGTCTGCAAAGGTGCTATAAATATGCTTGGCTATAAACTTCTGGATTCTGAGAAAGAGCAAAAAGATTTGTCATTGGATTTAGTGGTGCCAAGACGAAGAAACCAGTTCAGTTGGTCATCATTCAATCCGAAAAACTAA
- the TMEM231 gene encoding transmembrane protein 231, with translation MAQLELFSHPGPGVRYRAGLCSTAALGLLLLWALTYLPPLLVAYRSQGLWLKQSTYMEQPTVQFQYEVLLVAMTGADPGSFLAWSTFPAFNRLQEDQLRVPLISTREEDKNHDGKMDQLHFKLELPLQSTEQVLAVQLILTFSYQLHRMSTFVMQSMAFIQSSSPIPGSQLYVNGDLKLRQRQSLSHCGVDIRYNVSVINGTSPFASDYDLTNIIAAYQDRNVTTVLSDSNPVWLVGRAADAPFVINATIRYPVEVILYQPGFWEMIKFAWIQYVSILLIFLWVFDRIKIFVFQNQVLTTIPVLPVSSYKQHQS, from the exons ATGGCCCAGCTGGAGCTCTTCTCTCACCCCGGGCCCGGCGTCCGCTACCGCGCCGGGCTCTGCTCCACGGCggcgctggggctgctgctgctatggGCACTCACCTATCTGCCGCCGCTGCTGGTGGCGTACCGGAGTCAGG GACTTTGGCTGAAGCAAAGTACCTACATGGAGCAGCCCACAGTACAGTTTCAGTATGAGGTACTGCTGGTGGCTATGACTGGAGCTGACCCAGGCAGCTTCCTGGCTTGGAGCACATTTCCAGCCTTCAATCGCCTCCAGGAAGACCAACTGCGAGTTCCACTCATCTCG ACTAGAGAAGAAGACAAGAATCATGATGGCAAAATGGaccaattacattttaaattagaGCTTCCTCTACAATCTACAGAACAAGTACTTGCTGTCCAGCTCATTCTGACTTTCTCCTACCAATTACAT AGGATGTCAACATTTGTGATGCAGAGCATGGCTTTTATCCAGTCGTCCTCCCCTATTCCAGGTTCTCAGCTTTATGTGAACGGAGACCTGAAATTGCGCCAGAGGCAGTCACTTAGCCATTGTGGAGTAGACATCAGATACAAT GTATCTGTGATCAATGGCACCAGCCCTTTTGCAAGTGACTACGATCTCACTAACATCATTGCAGCATATCAAGATAGAAATG TAACAACAGTTCTTTCTGATTCCAACCCTGTTTGGCTGGTAGGAAGAGCAGCAGATGCGCCATTTGTGATTAATGCCACTATCCGTTACCCAGTGGAAGTTATTTTATATC AGCCAGGTTTCTGGGAAATGATCAAATTTGCCTGGATCCAGTATGTTAGTATCCTGCTTATCTTTCTTTGGGTGTTTGACAGGATAAAAATATTTGTGTTCCAGAATCAGGTGCTGACCACAATACCAGTGTTGCCAGTTTCCTCTTATAAACAGCACCAGTCCTGA